In the genome of Staphylococcus durrellii, one region contains:
- a CDS encoding nitroreductase family protein, producing MTVNNSFSEILTGRKSIKLFDENYKIPHEEMEEMIRKATMAPSSVNLQPWRFAVVESDEGKEKLRPLVQFNTNQNDTSSAMVVIFGDMKSHENGEFIYSQAVENNLMPADVKEQVLTKINEIYNTYTNEKMNDVVKIDSSLAAMQFMLVAKEHGYDTNPIGGFEEDQIAEVLDLDPDRYVPVVIIAIGKAAREARGSYRMPVDKVMQYV from the coding sequence GTGACAGTAAATAATAGTTTCAGTGAAATATTAACTGGTAGAAAATCAATAAAATTGTTTGATGAAAATTATAAAATCCCTCATGAAGAAATGGAAGAAATGATTCGTAAAGCTACAATGGCACCTTCATCAGTTAACTTACAACCTTGGAGATTTGCGGTAGTTGAAAGTGACGAAGGAAAAGAAAAATTACGTCCATTAGTGCAATTCAATACAAACCAAAATGATACTTCTTCAGCAATGGTAGTCATTTTTGGAGATATGAAAAGTCATGAAAACGGGGAATTTATTTATTCACAAGCGGTAGAAAATAATTTAATGCCTGCAGATGTTAAAGAACAAGTGTTAACTAAAATTAATGAAATATATAATACTTATACAAATGAAAAAATGAATGACGTTGTTAAAATTGATAGTAGTTTAGCAGCTATGCAATTTATGTTAGTAGCGAAAGAACATGGTTATGATACTAACCCGATTGGTGGTTTTGAAGAGGATCAAATCGCTGAAGTATTAGATTTAGACCCTGATCGTTATGTGCCAGTAGTTATCATTGCTATTGGTAAGGCAGCAAGAGAGGCACGTGGTTCTTATAGAATGCCTGTAGATAAAGTTATGCAATATGTATAA
- a CDS encoding amidohydrolase: MNLKEQLFQILETKEQEMIDHRRHLHRHPELSFQEENTAKYIKSFYDGKDVKVTQPVQDAHAIIVEIDSGKPGKTIGLRADFDALPINEETDVPFKSENEGVMHACGHDAHTAYLLGVADALIEVKGQLTGKIKIIHQHAEEQPPGGAQQIINSGALNDLDEVYGIHIVPAVTPDTILYNKNNAFSGSSTFTLKINGLGGHAASPHKTHDAIVAGTNFVNAIQTIVSRRIDPLQTGVVTIGAFEAPGASNVIQDSVTIKGTARYLDADLEQFMYQEIDKIAQSVALGFDVTYDLDYTFGYPVLYNHPTETDNVARVLSESQGDYFQHLMEMPPATGSEDFAYYLQQIPGTFYIVGSKPYDVDEPYMNHHPKFDVNEDCLLVAAKSITDVLLDRL; the protein is encoded by the coding sequence ATGAATTTAAAAGAGCAATTATTTCAAATCTTAGAAACTAAAGAACAAGAGATGATCGACCATCGTCGTCATTTACACCGTCACCCAGAATTATCATTTCAAGAAGAAAATACCGCTAAGTATATAAAATCTTTTTATGATGGAAAAGATGTAAAGGTAACGCAACCCGTACAAGATGCTCACGCAATAATAGTAGAAATCGACAGTGGGAAGCCTGGTAAGACAATTGGTTTACGTGCTGACTTTGATGCTTTACCTATCAATGAAGAAACGGATGTACCATTCAAATCAGAAAATGAAGGTGTTATGCATGCATGTGGTCATGATGCACACACAGCATATTTACTAGGAGTAGCAGATGCATTAATCGAAGTTAAGGGGCAACTAACTGGTAAAATTAAAATTATTCACCAACATGCCGAAGAACAACCACCTGGTGGCGCACAACAAATCATAAATTCAGGTGCCTTAAATGATTTAGATGAAGTATATGGTATTCATATCGTCCCTGCCGTAACCCCTGATACGATTCTTTATAATAAAAACAATGCTTTTTCTGGCAGTTCAACGTTCACGCTTAAAATTAATGGTCTAGGTGGACATGCGGCAAGTCCTCATAAAACACACGATGCTATCGTTGCCGGTACAAATTTCGTCAATGCTATACAAACTATAGTTTCTCGTAGAATTGATCCACTTCAAACGGGCGTCGTTACAATTGGTGCATTTGAAGCTCCAGGCGCAAGTAATGTTATACAAGATTCTGTTACGATTAAAGGTACAGCACGTTATTTGGATGCAGATTTAGAGCAATTTATGTATCAAGAAATTGATAAAATAGCTCAAAGTGTAGCGCTTGGTTTCGATGTCACATATGATTTAGACTATACATTTGGTTATCCTGTGTTATACAATCATCCAACTGAGACCGACAATGTAGCACGTGTCTTATCTGAAAGCCAAGGAGACTACTTCCAACACCTTATGGAAATGCCGCCGGCTACTGGTTCCGAAGATTTCGCTTATTATCTTCAACAAATACCTGGTACGTTTTATATTGTCGGCAGCAAACCGTATGATGTAGACGAACCTTATATGAACCATCACCCTAAATTTGATGTAAATGAAGATTGCTTACTAGTAGCTGCTAAATCTATTACAGATGTTTTACTAGACAGATTATAA